TCGTCTGTGTCGCCCACGAGAACAAGGTTCTTCAGAGAACCATAGATCGTGTTCCTCCGGAAGGGGCCGCTCATGTCGATCAGGCCGTCCTGGAAGCTTCCCCAGTGCTTCCCGACCACGATCAGGGAGCAGTCCTTCAGGGCGTGGGTTCTCCCCTGTCCTGCGGGCGTCACGGGATTGGTCATGCCGGGGAACATCACGCCGCCGGAAACCTTGCAGCGCATTTCGATAGCCTCCTTCACCGGTACCATGCGGACTTCGTCACCCGGATTGACGATGTACAGATCAGCTTCGGTGATGTGGCTGTCTTCCTTCACCACCGCAAGGGCCTCTTCCTTGTTTATCGTCAGCACGCCCTTGCTGTAGCCGGTCTTCGAACCGAAGACCATCTCCTTCACAAAAAACTTTCCTATTTCCAGTTTCATAGGCTCACCCTCCCGGAATGGAATAACGTATTCCTCCACTGGTCAGTCTAGGGGAAGGGAGGGTCGGCCCGCATCGTGTAAAGTATGATTGTCCGTTAGCACATTTCATGAAAAAAACGAAGGAGATTCTGTCCCTGACATCGGACCTCTCCGCTCTCCGTATGGTTTTTCTGACTTTCGGAGCCCGGGAGGGACATGGGAACCCTCTCGGCAAAGTTGTTTCTTTCCCGGCTCAAAGTGTAGAATCTCATGGAGGCAGCCTTCGCTGCAAAGGACAAAGGAGGCGGAACCGATGAACCATGACCAGACACCCTACGACGCCCTCGGCACCCTTTTCGCAAAGATACTGGAACCCGTGGCTCTCTACCGTGCAATCTACGATGAGCGGGGGGAATTCCAGGATGTGGTGTACATCGATGTCAACAGTGCATACGAACAGGTGATGGACATCCGCAGGGAGGAGCTGATCGGGCGCCCCTTCCGGGAGATATGGTCGGAGAAGGAACGGGAATGGCAGGACATCATCCTCCAGGTTGCCACCACAGGAATCTATGCCCGCTATGAAGGCCCGAGCTACGACACGGGAAAGTACCTTCACGCCATCGCCTTCAGCCCCACCCGCTCTGTCGTCGCTGTGATCTTCCTCGACATGACGGACTGGAAGCGGGCGGAGGAGGCACTGCTGGAAAAGGAAGTCCTCCTCACGGAGTACCGCCAGGAACTGCGCACCCTCGCGGCGGGACTCTCTCTCGCGGAGGAAAGAACCCGCCGGGAGATCGCCGTAAAACTCCACGACAGGGTAGGCTATTCCCTCGTCTCTCTGCTTTCCCGCCTGCGGGCCTTGAGCGAAAAGCATTCTCCCGACGACATCGCGCCGGCTATCGAGGAAGTGGAAGGACTCCTCTCCGACACCCGTTCCCTGACGCTGGAGATAAGCTCGCCGCTTCTCTACGAAGTCGGGCTGGAAGCGGCCCTCGCTTCTCTCGGCGACCGAATGCTGAAACCCCACGGCATTTCCGTCGACTTCCGGGAATGCGGTCCCCAAGCGAACATTTCCATGGAAATCCGCATCCTCATGTACCAGATGGCCCAGGAGCTGCTGCTGAACGTAATCAAGCACGCCGGAGCGAAGAACGTGATTCTCCGGGTGCAGCGCGGCAACAAGCGGGTGCGCCTGCTCGTTGAGGACGACGGTGTCGGCTTCTCCTCCAACACGCCGAAACACTGGGGAAAATGGGGCGGCATGGGGCTTTTCAGCATACGGGAGAAGCTTCACTCCGTGGGCGGTGAAGTGCGGGTTTTTTCCGAAAAGGGCAAGGGATCCACCGTGGCCATCGTCGCACCGCTGGCATTCGAAGGAGGAACGGAGCGATGAAGATACGGGTGCTGATGATCGACGACCACAGGCTCTTTCTTGCAGGTCTGGAGGACATTCTCTCCCGGGAAGAGGATTTCGAGGTAGCGGGAGTGGCCGGAAGCTGCCGGGAAGGCATGACACTGGCACTCGAGAAGCGCCCCGACGTAATCGTCCTCGACCTCGCCATGTCCGAAACCAGCGGCGTGGAGGCGGCCCGCATTTTTTCGGAGGCCCTGCCCGGCGTTCGGATGGCGGCCCTCACCATGTACCTCGACAGGCAGATGGTCTTCGAAGCCCTGAAAAGCGGCATGACAGGATACATCCTGAAAGAAGCCACTCCTGAGGAATTTCTCTTTGCCCTGCGGGTGATTGCCCGCGGGGAAACATGGCTCAGTCCCAAGGTGGCCACCCTCGTGGCCAATGACTTTGTCCGGCAGGGAGACCAGAAAGGAGCGAGCGAACCTGCCCTCTCGGAACGGGAGCGGGAGGTACTGCACCTCCTTGTGAAGGGCGCCGGAACGCGGGAGATCGCCGGGAAGCTCAACATCAGCAAGAGCACCGTGGACACCCACCGCCGCAACATCCTCGACAAGCTGGGCTGCGAGAACGTCACCTGCCTGACCCGCTACGCCCTGCGTCACGGACTGGTGGACCTGGACGAATGAAGAAAGGAGAAGAAAAAAATGAAATATTACGTGGTAGACGCGTTTGCGGAAAAGGTGTTCGAAGGGAATCCGGCCGGGGTCTGCGTCATGGACAGCTGGCCGCCGGACGGTCTGATGCAGAATATCGCCATGGAAAACAACCTGTCCGAAACCGCCTTTACAGTGAAAGAGGAGGAGTCCTACAGGCTGCGGTGGTTCACCCCCGGAGGGGAAATCGACCTGTGCGGCCATGCGACCCTGGCCACGGCCTACGCGCTCTCCAGGTTCAAGGAACCGGATGCCGGGAAATTCTTCTTTGAAACCATGAGCGGCCGGCTGACGGTAACCCGCAGGGGAGACCTGTTCGAACTGGATTTTCCCGCCTATACGCTGGCCCCGGTACCGGTCACGGGGGCCATGGAGGAAGCCGTCGGCTTCCTCCCCACGGAGGCTTGGGCGGCCAGAGACCTGGTCTGCGTGCTGGAGGACGAACAGCAGGTCCGGGAAGCAGCGCCGGATATGGCCAGGGTTACGGCACTGGACGGTCTTCTTCTCCACCTGACCGCCCGGGGTAAGGACTACGACTGCGTAACCCGCAGCTTCGCCCCGAAACTGAACGTGCAGGAGGACCCTGTCTGCGGATCGGGACACTGTCATGTTATCCCTCTCTGGAGCCGGAAACTGGGGAAACAGGACCTGGTCGCCAGGCAGGCATCACACAGGGGCGGAACACTCTTTTGCCGGGACTGCGGCGAAAGAATCCTGCTTGCGGGCAGGGCCGTCCTGTACTCCGCCGGGGAAATTTTCCCCGGCGAACAGGAACAGTGATGGGTCAAAACGCCTCTCATGAAGATTGACGACTGGCGGTCGGGATCCGGCAAAGGTTCGCTGGAGCTGTTCGGGAAAAAACAATACAAAACAATCCGCAGCCCCGCATGAGGATAACGGCAAACTGACGGTAGGACAGGCGAATGAAGCGCCTTATCCCAGAATATCTTTTTTCATCATTTCGAACTCTTCTCTTGTGATTTCTCCACGGGCGTACCGTTTGTTCAGAATATCAACCGCCGATTCGGAACTGGGATTGAGTCCGCAGACCCGCCGTTTGGATTCCCCCAGCCCGAAAAACAGGTAAATGACGAGGAGAACGAACAAAATACCGAACAGTGGAAACATCCACATTCCCCCCCTGTCCATATATTCATGCCACATTTTCTCACCCCCATATTTGCCACATAAAAAAGGTTTGACAAAATATATCATAAAAAAAGATCCGTCACAAAATTTCGAACTCATCCTAAATCCGCACCCCAGCGGGAGTGTCACCGGGGACCGCTTGGGCCGGGGGATGCAGATTGTTGTCCGTGACAACTGCCCAGGCGAGTCCCGCGGCTCCCTTCATCCGCCTGTTGCCTGCCTGTAAAACCGATATTCGTGTCGGTGTCTCTCCCCTCAGGCGCCATTCCCAGGGGATTCATCCGCAAAGAGCGCGGAGCGAGATCTCTTTGCCCCCGGGGAGGGCAAATTTACCGTATGCCCGGCGACACTCCCTCTGACTGTGGATTTAGAGGAACATTGCCCCCTTGACATATTTAGGAAATAAGGTACCATAATTCATGAATTAAGAAAGGGGCCTGAAAATGAGCGGAGTGGTTGCTGTGTCGGAAGCGGTATCCCTGGCCTTTCACGGAATGGGCATCCTTGCTTCCGGTAGGCGAATGAGCGTGAAGGAAATGGCGGAGACGGTGAGCGTTTCCGAGTCCCACCTGGCCAAGGTCTTCCAGAAACTGGCGAAGGAAGGGCTGGTTACTTCCGTCCGGGGACCGGGAGGCGGATTTCAGCTTGCCCGTGATCCCGGAGAGATCTCCCTTTTCCGCATCTATACCGCCATCGAAGGAGTTCCGAAACATGATTACTGCCTGATTCACAGCGAGAGATGCCCCTTCGGCAGCTGCATTTTCGGATCCCTTCTCGGAAAGATGACGGATGAATTCGTGGAGTACCTGAAAAATAC
This is a stretch of genomic DNA from Aminivibrio sp.. It encodes these proteins:
- a CDS encoding PhzF family phenazine biosynthesis protein; this encodes MKYYVVDAFAEKVFEGNPAGVCVMDSWPPDGLMQNIAMENNLSETAFTVKEEESYRLRWFTPGGEIDLCGHATLATAYALSRFKEPDAGKFFFETMSGRLTVTRRGDLFELDFPAYTLAPVPVTGAMEEAVGFLPTEAWAARDLVCVLEDEQQVREAAPDMARVTALDGLLLHLTARGKDYDCVTRSFAPKLNVQEDPVCGSGHCHVIPLWSRKLGKQDLVARQASHRGGTLFCRDCGERILLAGRAVLYSAGEIFPGEQEQ
- a CDS encoding ATP-binding protein, coding for MNHDQTPYDALGTLFAKILEPVALYRAIYDERGEFQDVVYIDVNSAYEQVMDIRREELIGRPFREIWSEKEREWQDIILQVATTGIYARYEGPSYDTGKYLHAIAFSPTRSVVAVIFLDMTDWKRAEEALLEKEVLLTEYRQELRTLAAGLSLAEERTRREIAVKLHDRVGYSLVSLLSRLRALSEKHSPDDIAPAIEEVEGLLSDTRSLTLEISSPLLYEVGLEAALASLGDRMLKPHGISVDFRECGPQANISMEIRILMYQMAQELLLNVIKHAGAKNVILRVQRGNKRVRLLVEDDGVGFSSNTPKHWGKWGGMGLFSIREKLHSVGGEVRVFSEKGKGSTVAIVAPLAFEGGTER
- a CDS encoding SHOCT domain-containing protein encodes the protein MWHEYMDRGGMWMFPLFGILFVLLVIYLFFGLGESKRRVCGLNPSSESAVDILNKRYARGEITREEFEMMKKDILG
- a CDS encoding Rrf2 family transcriptional regulator, producing the protein MSGVVAVSEAVSLAFHGMGILASGRRMSVKEMAETVSVSESHLAKVFQKLAKEGLVTSVRGPGGGFQLARDPGEISLFRIYTAIEGVPKHDYCLIHSERCPFGSCIFGSLLGKMTDEFVEYLKNTTLKDLERGETR
- a CDS encoding response regulator transcription factor, which encodes MKIRVLMIDDHRLFLAGLEDILSREEDFEVAGVAGSCREGMTLALEKRPDVIVLDLAMSETSGVEAARIFSEALPGVRMAALTMYLDRQMVFEALKSGMTGYILKEATPEEFLFALRVIARGETWLSPKVATLVANDFVRQGDQKGASEPALSEREREVLHLLVKGAGTREIAGKLNISKSTVDTHRRNILDKLGCENVTCLTRYALRHGLVDLDE